The following are encoded together in the Lathyrus oleraceus cultivar Zhongwan6 chromosome 3, CAAS_Psat_ZW6_1.0, whole genome shotgun sequence genome:
- the LOC127128792 gene encoding uncharacterized protein LOC127128792 yields the protein MEATRKSNVTYHFFDTKIGPLRRIKALITPDHVGLFRDTYGNILPMVEDLDASQRSLIHTCLQFYDPQLRCFTFQDFQLAPLLEEYAMILGVPLQHCVPFNSDIPPPEHKDIAKALHLEVFVVKENHSSKGGLSGFHLDFVVDKAEECAAQGSWDVVCALLALGVYGIMLFVDEPKFVSMSAIHIFLLKNPVPTLLDDFYFSVHNKNEKRRGRLVRCCAPLFHKWLVGHLPNDDAFLNPHQARNWGRRLVVLTAKDIRWCNQNTKGGDFVVSCGKYPNVPLLGMKGCINYNPILLRRQLGYALTHAPKDQDLVEYFYFLVQDNLELVKQAAGAWRNIQTKDDSWLRERARITLLPFSMGEPSDPVIIEFVSMVEYNSLKQEKGKVDKLNAKLSEGLKKTLCAKKEAEIEVQRLNELKRQSNERIAEDADYIRKVRSGEDILKKACKAAKEELGRAEYRLVERQQRWEELSDRQRQVEIEIRAENERLKSRENEQHEALRLDEQEIVELKIQAGVKRPKE from the exons ATGGAGGCTACCAGGAAGAGTAATGTGACCTATCATTTCTTCGATACTAAGATCGGCCCGTTGCGTCGGATAAAAGCTTTgattactcctgaccatgtgggTTTATTCCGGGATACTTATGGCAACATCTTGCCTATGGTTGAAGACTTGGATGCTTCTCAGAGGAGTCTGATACATACTTGCttgcagttttatgatcctcagttgcgttgcttcacttttcaggattTCCAGTTGGCTCCTTTATTGGAAGAGTATGCTATGATCTTGGGTGTTCCTCTACAGCATTGTGTCCCTTTCAACTCCGACATACCTCCTCCAGAGCATAAGGATATTGCTAAGGCTCTTCATCTGGAAGTGTTTGTTGTGAAGGAAAATCACTCTTCTAAGGGAGGTCTATCTGGTTTCCATCTGGATTTTGTGGTAGACAAGGCCGAAGAGTGTGCTGCTCAAGGCAGTTGGGACGTTGTGTGTGCTCTGTTAGCGTTAGGTGTCTATGGTATTATGCTATTCGTCGATGAGCCGAAGTTCGTGAGTATGAGTGCTATTCATATCTTTCTGCTAAAGAACCCGGTTCCCACCCTTCTTGATGATTTCTATTTTTCGGTGCACAATAAGAATGAGAAGAGACGCGGGAGATTGGTCAGATGTTGCGCTCCATTGTTCCATAAGTGGCTCGTGGGGCACTTGCCAAATGACGATGCTTTTCTGAATCCGCATCAAGCCAGGAATTGGGGTAGAAGGTTGGTTGTCTTGACTGCTAAAGACATTAGATGGTGTAATCAGAATACCAAGGGTGGCGATTTTGTGGTTAGCTGTGGGAAATACCCTAATGTACCATTGTTGGGTATGAAGGGTTGTATCAACTATAACCCGATTCTTTTGAGAAGACAATTAGGGTATGCCTTAACTCACGCTCCTAAGGATCAAGATCTGGTGGAATATTTCTACTTCCTAGTGCAAGATAATCTAGAATTGGTTAAGCAAGCTGCTGGAGCTTGGAGGAATATTCAGACTAAAG ATGACAGTTGGTTGCGAGAAAGAGCTCGGATTACTCTTCTACCTTTCTCTATGGGAGAACCATCTGATCCGGTTATTATTGAGTTTGTCAGCATGGTTGAGTACAACAGTTTGAAGCAAGAAAAGGGAAAAGTCGATAAGTTGAATGCGAAGCTAAGTGAAGGCCTCAAGAAAACTTTGTGCGCTAAAAAAGAAGCTGAGATAGAAGTTCAAAGATTGAATGAGCTTAAAAGACAAAGCAATGAGAGGATTGCTGAAGATGCTGATTATATCCGTAAAGTCCGTTCAGGTGAGGATATACTAAAGAAAGCTTGCAAGGCTGCTAAGGAGGAGTTAGGAAGAGCTGAATATAGGCTCGTTGAGCGCCAGCAAAGGTGGGAAGAATTGTCTGATCGCCAGAGACAGGTTGAGATAGAAATCAGAGCAGAAAATGAGCGGTTGAAGAGTAGGGAGAACGAGCAGCATGAAGCACTTCGATTGGATGAACAAGAGATCGTCGAACTAAAGATTCAAGCAGGGGTCAAGAGACCAAAAGAATAA